A genomic stretch from Corynebacterium sp. 21KM1197 includes:
- a CDS encoding sn-glycerol-3-phosphate ABC transporter ATP-binding protein UgpC gives MARVIYEGVSRIYGKSATPAVENLNLDIADGEFLVLVGPSGCGKSTSLRMLAGLEPTDRGRITIDGRDVTGVSPAERNVAMVFQNYALYPNMTVAQNMGFALRNQGVDKATIASKVNEAARILQLESLLERKPANLSGGQRQRVAMGRAIVRNPAVFCMDEPLSNLDAKLRVSTRGQISALQKRLGTTTVYVTHDQVEAMTMGDRVAVLKDGKLQQVASPQEIYERPANAFVAGFIGSPAMNFFEAQVTERGALLGELSVPLTPSQRDAAAGGKVRLGIRPEHLALAAPGAGLDGRVQHVEQLGYESYGFFRVEGAAEPVAVRMEGRVNLTPGEEYSLVLNDAPVIHIFDGEGHRVG, from the coding sequence AGCCGCATATACGGAAAGTCCGCCACGCCTGCGGTGGAAAATCTGAACCTCGATATTGCGGACGGTGAGTTTCTGGTGCTCGTGGGGCCTTCCGGCTGCGGAAAATCCACCAGCCTGCGCATGTTGGCGGGCCTAGAGCCCACCGATCGAGGCCGCATTACCATCGACGGCCGCGATGTCACCGGCGTATCCCCGGCGGAGCGCAACGTGGCGATGGTCTTTCAGAATTACGCCCTTTATCCCAACATGACCGTGGCCCAGAACATGGGCTTTGCCCTGCGGAATCAGGGAGTGGATAAGGCCACCATCGCCAGCAAGGTAAACGAGGCTGCGCGTATTTTGCAATTAGAATCCCTGCTGGAGCGCAAGCCCGCCAATCTGTCCGGCGGACAGCGCCAGCGCGTGGCGATGGGCCGCGCCATCGTGCGCAACCCGGCGGTGTTCTGCATGGATGAGCCCCTTTCTAACCTGGACGCCAAACTCCGCGTGTCCACCCGCGGGCAGATCTCAGCCCTGCAAAAGCGGCTGGGAACCACCACCGTGTACGTCACGCACGACCAGGTGGAGGCCATGACGATGGGCGATCGGGTGGCGGTGCTCAAGGACGGAAAACTGCAACAGGTGGCCTCCCCGCAGGAGATTTACGAGCGCCCGGCCAACGCCTTTGTGGCTGGATTCATCGGCTCGCCCGCAATGAACTTCTTTGAGGCGCAGGTAACCGAGCGGGGTGCCCTGCTGGGCGAACTCTCGGTGCCGCTGACGCCGAGCCAGCGCGACGCCGCCGCAGGCGGCAAGGTGCGGCTGGGAATCCGCCCCGAGCACCTCGCCCTGGCCGCGCCGGGCGCGGGGCTGGATGGCCGAGTGCAGCATGTGGAGCAGCTGGGCTACGAGTCCTACGGGTTCTTCCGCGTGGAGGGCGCGGCGGAGCCGGTGGCGGTGCGCATGGAGGGCCGCGTGAACCTCACCCCCGGCGAGGAGTACTCCCTGGTGCTTAACGACGCCCCCGTGATCCACATCTTTGACGGGGAGGGGCACCGGGTGGGCTAA
- a CDS encoding isochorismatase family protein — MKALVIVDVQNDFCALGPLATADGDLAADSIRTLLECEETMRDYAHVVATQDWHIDPGKHFSDSPDFIDTWPPHCRAGTPGAALHPAVPLKHIEAFFLKGNYSAAYSGFEGFAEGVSLAQWLREREVTAIDVVGIATDYCVRETALDGVKEGFDVRVLSYYCSPVDPNRGQAALDEIQRAGASVVNTPLRNCS, encoded by the coding sequence GTGAAGGCCTTGGTTATTGTAGACGTTCAAAATGATTTCTGTGCCCTCGGCCCGCTTGCCACCGCCGATGGCGACCTCGCGGCCGATAGCATCCGCACCCTCCTTGAGTGCGAGGAGACCATGCGCGATTACGCCCACGTGGTGGCCACCCAGGATTGGCACATTGATCCCGGCAAGCACTTCTCCGACTCCCCGGACTTCATCGACACCTGGCCCCCGCATTGCCGCGCGGGCACCCCCGGCGCGGCCCTCCACCCCGCCGTGCCCCTCAAACACATCGAGGCGTTCTTCCTCAAGGGAAATTACAGCGCGGCCTATTCCGGCTTCGAGGGTTTTGCCGAGGGCGTCTCCCTCGCCCAGTGGCTTCGGGAGCGCGAGGTCACGGCCATCGACGTCGTGGGCATCGCTACCGACTACTGCGTGCGCGAGACGGCTCTCGACGGCGTGAAGGAGGGCTTCGACGTCCGCGTACTCTCCTACTACTGCTCCCCGGTAGACCCCAACCGTGGGCAGGCGGCCCTGGACGAGATCCAGCGGGCGGGGGCCAGCGTGGTGAACACCCCGCTGCGCAACTGCTCCTAG
- a CDS encoding cytochrome c biogenesis CcdA family protein, which translates to MELSLLGAFLGGVLTLLSPCSAMLLPAFFSYAFSRPTSLITSTGVFYVGLITTLLPMGVLAGSVGALVSEHREAFVIGGSIVVIALGLIMLAGIEIPLPGNAGAAGGSSLAAVYVLGTIYGLAGVCAGPLLGMVLTMAAVSGNAVMGGITMLIFALGMAVPLLVLSLLWSRLPAVQRLVRPRGVRVGRWTNSWNNIVGGILTIAVGVMMWVTSGTTSLGGFVGVSQQAQMENWVIRVTSQVPDVAILAGVLLLSAVGLLVARRWRKSPAADSPDRLE; encoded by the coding sequence GTGGAGTTAAGCCTGCTTGGAGCCTTCCTCGGCGGCGTGCTCACGCTGCTGAGCCCCTGTTCGGCCATGCTGCTACCGGCCTTTTTCTCCTATGCCTTTTCCCGTCCTACCTCGCTGATCACCAGTACGGGCGTGTTTTACGTGGGGCTGATTACCACCTTGTTGCCGATGGGCGTGCTGGCCGGTTCCGTGGGCGCTCTGGTGAGCGAGCACCGCGAGGCCTTTGTGATCGGCGGTTCCATCGTGGTGATCGCCCTGGGGCTCATCATGCTGGCAGGGATCGAGATTCCGCTGCCGGGCAACGCCGGGGCGGCGGGCGGAAGTTCCCTGGCCGCGGTGTACGTGCTGGGCACGATCTATGGCCTGGCCGGGGTGTGCGCCGGGCCGCTGCTGGGCATGGTGCTCACGATGGCGGCGGTGAGCGGCAACGCCGTGATGGGTGGAATCACCATGTTGATCTTTGCCCTGGGCATGGCCGTGCCGCTCTTGGTGTTGAGCCTGCTGTGGTCGCGCCTGCCTGCGGTGCAGCGCCTGGTGCGCCCGCGCGGGGTGCGGGTGGGGCGCTGGACGAACTCCTGGAACAACATCGTGGGCGGTATTCTCACCATTGCGGTGGGGGTGATGATGTGGGTGACCAGCGGCACCACCAGCCTGGGGGGCTTCGTGGGGGTGAGCCAGCAGGCGCAGATGGAAAATTGGGTGATCCGCGTGACCTCGCAGGTACCCGATGTGGCGATACTGGCGGGAGTGCTACTGCTGAGCGCGGTGGGCCTGCTGGTGGCGCGCCGGTGGCGGAAGTCTCCTGCGGCGGATTCCCCGGACAGGCTAGAATGA
- a CDS encoding DsbA family protein codes for MKTRFDTYVNPQRPWYRTAPFYIVLAVLVIFLVVVLIAQFTGKESGPEPAASQSAAGATASDDPDAQIKALIERRDADDPRAIGDVDAPVVMVEWTDLRCPFCGLFSREILPVLKEEYVDTGKVRIEFRDVAYFGERSASASAAARAAAKQDKYVEYLQAIYARAPESGHPDLPESELIEVAEEVSVPDMARFKEDMKDPQLVAEAEEESNEARRLGVQGVPFFAVGSTVLTGAQPLDNFRGFLDQAIEEAS; via the coding sequence GTGAAAACTCGATTCGATACCTACGTCAATCCCCAGCGCCCGTGGTACCGAACCGCGCCGTTTTATATTGTGCTGGCCGTGCTGGTGATTTTCCTGGTGGTGGTGCTGATCGCGCAGTTCACCGGCAAGGAGTCCGGCCCGGAGCCAGCCGCCAGCCAGAGCGCGGCGGGCGCTACCGCCAGCGACGATCCCGATGCCCAGATTAAGGCGCTGATCGAGCGGCGTGACGCGGACGATCCGCGCGCCATCGGTGACGTGGACGCCCCGGTGGTGATGGTGGAGTGGACGGACCTGCGCTGTCCCTTCTGCGGGCTGTTCTCCCGGGAGATCCTGCCCGTGTTGAAGGAGGAATACGTGGACACCGGCAAGGTGCGCATTGAGTTCCGCGACGTGGCGTACTTTGGGGAGCGCTCCGCCTCCGCCTCGGCGGCGGCCCGCGCTGCGGCCAAGCAGGATAAGTATGTGGAGTACCTGCAAGCCATCTATGCGCGCGCGCCGGAGAGCGGTCACCCGGACCTGCCCGAATCGGAACTGATCGAGGTAGCGGAGGAAGTGAGCGTGCCGGATATGGCGCGCTTCAAGGAGGACATGAAGGACCCGCAGTTGGTGGCTGAGGCGGAGGAGGAGAGCAACGAGGCCCGCCGGTTGGGTGTGCAGGGCGTGCCCTTCTTTGCCGTGGGCAGCACCGTGCTCACAGGTGCGCAGCCGCTGGATAATTTCCGGGGCTTCCTGGATCAGGCGATTGAGGAGGCCAGCTAA
- the bcp gene encoding thioredoxin-dependent thiol peroxidase → MTLNTGDTAPEFSLIDDHGATVSLKDYAGQRVIVYFYPRANTPGCTKEACDFRDSLSELNGMNIAVVGISPDTPEKLAEFREDHELTFPLLSDPDKTVMKAYGAFGEKKNYGRIVEGVIRSTFLIEPDGTIGVAKYNVKATGHVARFIRDLG, encoded by the coding sequence ATGACACTGAACACAGGAGACACCGCGCCCGAGTTTTCGCTTATCGACGACCACGGGGCCACCGTATCGCTCAAGGATTACGCCGGGCAGCGGGTGATCGTGTACTTCTACCCGCGCGCCAACACCCCCGGCTGCACCAAGGAGGCCTGCGACTTCCGCGATAGCCTCAGCGAACTGAACGGCATGAACATCGCCGTGGTGGGCATCTCCCCCGATACCCCGGAAAAACTCGCGGAGTTCCGCGAGGATCACGAGCTCACCTTCCCGCTGCTCTCTGATCCCGATAAGACCGTGATGAAGGCCTACGGGGCCTTTGGCGAGAAGAAAAACTACGGCCGCATCGTGGAGGGCGTAATCCGCTCCACCTTCCTCATCGAGCCGGACGGCACCATCGGCGTGGCCAAATACAACGTCAAGGCCACCGGGCACGTGGCGCGGTTTATCCGGGATTTGGGCTAG
- a CDS encoding glutaminase has product MTSPIPQYLSTLLDAVRDEKSGNVADYIPELASADPNPLGIAMCTVSGRIYSAGDCDIPFTLQSISKPFAYALALQERGIDTVMATVGMEPSGEAFNELSVDEESNLPMNPMINAGAIAVNQLINGEESTVEDRVEVIRTLMSDLAGRELGFNESLCYSELDHADRNLSIAHMLRSYGVIKDTAHDAVLSYTRQCAIEATASDLAAMVATLGNGGVQPLTGKRVLDPDVCRLTMSVMSSAGMYDGAGRWMARVGIPAKSGVSGGLIGTLPGQLGLATFSPRLDAEGNSVRGTMLFEKLSQQMGLHLMNPLPVGVHAVRAIEERGDDTVIVLQGMINFSAAESIIHEITTRDFSARRLVLDVTRVVQVEKVGKRMLGSTLLRMRRAGYDIAVYDPEQRLLGLVLSDGTQPPRLDESVR; this is encoded by the coding sequence ATCACCTCTCCCATTCCGCAGTACCTTTCCACCCTCCTCGACGCGGTGCGTGATGAGAAATCCGGGAACGTGGCCGACTACATCCCGGAACTCGCCAGCGCCGACCCCAACCCCCTCGGTATCGCCATGTGCACCGTTTCCGGCCGCATTTACTCGGCCGGGGACTGCGATATTCCCTTCACCCTGCAATCCATCTCCAAGCCCTTTGCCTACGCGCTCGCCCTCCAGGAGCGCGGAATCGACACCGTCATGGCCACCGTGGGCATGGAACCCTCCGGCGAGGCCTTCAACGAACTCTCCGTGGACGAGGAATCCAACCTCCCCATGAACCCCATGATTAACGCCGGGGCCATAGCCGTGAATCAACTCATCAATGGCGAGGAATCCACGGTGGAGGATCGCGTGGAGGTCATTCGCACCCTCATGAGCGACCTCGCGGGCCGGGAACTCGGTTTTAATGAGTCCCTGTGCTACTCCGAGCTGGATCATGCGGATCGCAACCTCTCCATCGCGCACATGCTGCGCAGCTACGGGGTGATTAAGGATACGGCGCATGACGCCGTGCTCAGTTACACCCGCCAGTGCGCCATCGAGGCCACCGCCAGCGACCTCGCCGCGATGGTGGCCACCCTGGGCAACGGAGGCGTGCAGCCGCTCACCGGCAAGCGCGTGCTCGACCCTGACGTGTGCCGCCTCACCATGTCCGTGATGAGTTCCGCGGGCATGTACGACGGCGCCGGACGCTGGATGGCGCGCGTGGGCATACCCGCAAAGTCCGGGGTGTCCGGCGGGCTGATCGGCACTCTGCCCGGGCAACTGGGCCTGGCCACCTTCTCCCCGCGCCTGGACGCGGAGGGCAACAGCGTGCGCGGCACCATGCTCTTTGAAAAACTCTCTCAGCAGATGGGCCTGCACCTGATGAATCCGCTGCCCGTGGGTGTGCACGCCGTGCGTGCCATCGAGGAGCGCGGCGATGACACCGTGATCGTGCTCCAGGGCATGATTAACTTCTCCGCCGCGGAATCCATCATCCACGAGATCACCACGCGCGATTTTAGCGCTCGACGCCTGGTGCTGGACGTGACTCGGGTGGTGCAGGTGGAAAAGGTGGGTAAGAGAATGCTGGGTTCCACGCTGCTGCGCATGCGCCGCGCGGGCTACGACATCGCCGTGTACGACCCGGAGCAGCGCCTGCTGGGCCTCGTGCTTTCCGACGGCACCCAGCCCCCGCGCCTGGACGAATCCGTGAGGTAG
- a CDS encoding DUF3618 domain-containing protein, whose amino-acid sequence MARSIEDIERDIERTRRQLASTLDQLADRSKPQNLVNDAKREATAKLQDPQTQKILAAVGAVFAVAIVMTMARNRKKNKDIKELQRLLAGRD is encoded by the coding sequence GTGGCACGCAGTATTGAGGACATTGAGCGGGACATCGAGCGTACTCGTCGCCAGTTGGCGAGCACCCTGGATCAGCTCGCGGATCGCAGCAAGCCGCAGAACCTCGTGAACGATGCCAAGCGTGAGGCCACGGCAAAGCTCCAGGACCCGCAGACCCAGAAGATTTTGGCGGCCGTGGGGGCCGTCTTTGCCGTCGCCATCGTGATGACGATGGCGCGCAACCGCAAGAAGAACAAGGACATCAAGGAATTGCAGCGCCTGCTGGCCGGACGAGACTAA